A DNA window from Eremothecium cymbalariae DBVPG#7215 chromosome 3, complete sequence contains the following coding sequences:
- the FRD1 gene encoding fumarate reductase (similar to Ashbya gossypii AFR367W) yields the protein MKCLSRLRLLLLIFIGLILLKLTYHNSRQSEDVTEDMGSAVNPVVIVGSGLAGLVTSVQLSKYKIPIILLDKASSIGGNSIKASSGINGALTKTQQQFNIEDSAELFYKDTVKSAKSYGSMELMDTLTSHSASAISWLTSDFDLKLDLVSQLGGHSVPRTHRSSGKLPPGFEIVSTLKKELESMQKMQPNMIQIQLNSKVIDVGISNNRVGSIKYTDDKGVYYNLKTSNVVFCTGGFGFSKDLLNKYVPELKRLPTTNGAHTTGDGQMLLEKLGAQLIDMEQVQVHPTGFIDPKDRMSNNKFLAPEALRGNGAILLNPVTGKRFVNELATRDEVTKAIKKLTKNSIALIAMSEVAYESFKSHMDFYLSKNLFKQTTVGKLAQELSVPYETLLQELIDYSVSSIDRYERKHRINRFDVDLIPSSIIYVGEVTPVVHFTMGGVKINQKAQVITQRGGILAEGLYAAGEVSGGVHGANRLGGSSLLECVVFGREAAKSIAMSRT from the coding sequence ACCACAATAGCAGACAATCAGAGGACGTTACGGAAGACATGGGATCTGCAGTTAATCCGGTGGTAATTGTTGGTTCAGGTTTGGCTGGCTTGGTTACCAGTGTCCAGTTATCCAAATATAAGATTCCAATAATTTTGTTGGATAAGGCTTCGTCGATTGGTGGCAATTCCATTAAAGCTTCAAGTGGAATCAATGGTGCTCTTACGAAGACTCAGCAGCAATTTAATATCGAGGACTCAGCAGAATTGTTCTACAAGGATACAGTGAAGTCAGCAAAGAGTTATGGTTCTATGGAATTAATGGATACGCTTACATCGCATTCAGCCAGTGCAATTTCTTGGTTAACATCTGATTTTGATCTTAAATTAGATCTAGTTAGCCAATTGGGCGGACATTCTGTGCCAAGAACCCATCGGTCTTCAGGGAAATTGCCCCCAGGATTTGAGATAGTTAGtactttgaaaaaggaaCTGGAGTCGATGCAGAAGATGCAACCCAATATGATCCAAATCCAACTAAATTCCAAGGTAATAGATGTTGGTATCAGTAATAACCGAGTAGGTTCTATAAAGTATACTGACGATAAGGGAGTATATTATAACctaaaaacttcaaatgtAGTGTTCTGTACAGGAGGATTtggattttcaaaagacTTATTGAATAAATATGTCCCAGAATTAAAACGGCTTCCGACAACCAATGGAGCACATACAACTGGAGATGGCCAAATGCTATTAGAGAAATTGGGCGCACAGTTGATTGATATGGAACAGGTGCAAGTTCATCCTACAGGGTTTATTGATCCGAAGGATAGAATGAGCAACAATAAGTTTTTGGCTCCAGAAGCACTAAGAGGGAATGGAGCTATCCTTTTAAATCCAGTGACGGGCAAGCGGTTTGTCAATGAATTAGCCACCAGAGACGAGGTTACTAAAGCGATCAAAAAGCTCACTAAAAATAGTATAGCCTTAATTGCAATGAGTGAGGTGGCATACGAAAGTTTCAAATCGCATATGGATTTTTATCTCTCCAAAAACTTGTTCAAGCAAACTACTGTGGGGAAATTAGCTCAAGAGCTGTCGGTGCCCTATGAAACATTATTACAAGAGTTAATCGATTACTCAGTAAGTTCAATAGATCGTTATGAGCGTAAACATAGAATTAACAGATTTGATGTAGATCTTATACCCTCTTCCATAATATATGTCGGGGAAGTGACACCAGTAGTGCATTTTACTATGGGTGGTGTTAAAATAAACCAAAAAGCACAAGTTATAACCCAAAGGGGTGGAATTTTAGCGGAAGGGTTATACGCAGCTGGTGAGGTCTCCGGAGGTGTGCATGGGGCCAATAGACTCGGTGGATCTAGTTTACTTGAATGTGTTGTCTTTGGTAGAGAGGCTGCCAAGTCTATAGCGATGTCACGGACATAA